A segment of the Carya illinoinensis cultivar Pawnee chromosome 1, C.illinoinensisPawnee_v1, whole genome shotgun sequence genome:
TGTTACTCATCATCCTAATTCTCATCATTTCGTACTGTAGCATTAGATGATTagatactatttatatatttattactaaaGGTGGCTTCGAAATAGGAGGATCAAAATTCTGAtggtcactacaacaaaaatcattttttaagacgaaattgctttgggacgaattggaaatcgttccaaaaagtgagattttggaacgaaatttgaatttcgttctaAAATAATGACGGAATGCCAGACCGTTCAAATGCGTTCGAATGCTAttcttagggatgaaattttttgtcccaaataagttaaccgttcgaccgttaataattaaccattcgaacgtttaattgttaccgtttgaacgtaatattggcgcgataggcaaaattattttggagggaaattgacaaaccgttcgaacggtaaattataaacgttcgaatgatgcatatttaccgttcaaacgttatttgaagcaTTCGAACGTGGTACCGTTTGAACAgtaagttaataccgttcgaacgtattaactaaaaattaatacccttccctaattaatccaaatttcatgataataaatgttatttaaatgcaatattcggtattaattctattaaatataataattaattcaattataatatattttaactgttaaatatattaaatgcaatatatttaatgcgcttatatattattaaacactatatattatatttataattttttatatatataatatatattatattatatttaattaaaatatattatactattgaatattatatagtatatagtataattaatataatatagactactatatacatgaaactatgttcatgtatttatataacatatatattatatgtgatattaactaatatatatataatatatatttaatagtatatgtattacatgacttgtttagtatatttttcatattatattatagttataggctaattagatgacactctctattctagcactataaataatactatatatactcaatttcagtttttgtatcattagaatacactctaattgctagtagtatagatgacactatatataatagtagatatcctattattaaataatattataataataatataatataataaacactatatatatatgcatgtgatacatataaccctatgctatgataccatatatatgttatatataataggttaatatatgtacttgactataatactagatgtaatatgatattttatactatatatgttactaaactatataatatatgtttgattatatattatatagttatattactatgtctctaaactatagtatatttacaagttattatatttaaaggtatagtgtaaaaaaaatacaacaagcaacattttaatttgacgtttgaacggtttaaaataaccattcaaacgtataagaaaacATTCGAACGGccattttcacgttcgaacgtttaataaGAGGGGGGAAAATTTTTCCGCTAAtctatttgacgttcgaacattcattaaataaccgttcgaacgtcaatgttctacatttacacgacagaacctcacaatctcgcactcgttccagtcgacttccagtcgctcccacgctcattttcttccaaccaacgccattattcttcaatccagccctcaaatattactaacttctatcaatctcttatattttcggattaagaggttgtttttaccgtttggtaaagagtatttaagttttgggcattgggtacgggtggattttcctgtttatctctccaaattaggtattctccttaaatatattctcattttagattttatataagtgttttcgtttgctataatgagttcgtcatatagtttgctatcttttgatgtaatttagACTGTAAATGTTGAGATTTTCGGAAGTTGAAGACGACTGTAATCTGGAATTAAtctgttcgaacggtattcgtgtgccgttcgaacgtatgtccttagatcgaacggtgactagcaccgtttgaacgttatgttggtcagtgttaaaataattaatactttaaatgcaggaattgaattaaaaattaattattcataatctacatttaataatacttaaatacttaaaagattaaagtaatcaaatgaaaatgaattaaattacaaatcatctaagatttaataatacttaaatatttaatagttgaattattcaactataggttaatacaaatagttttgttttaataacacaaaaatacttaatctttgaattaataaaatgaattttaaataaaatacaaataatctagatttaataatacttaaatacttaaaagttaaaagtaatcaaatgaatttgaattaaaatataaattctgaattataattaataaaatgaatgttaattacaatacaaatagttataattattaactagaatgttaattacaatacaaatagttataattattaactaaaatgttaaataaaatacaaatagttataattaataaaatattttgaaagatataaaacaactatctaattatttaataatataaatacttaattaacatatcttgcattgtttgtttgatacatgttttgacgcccccaaattccgtttgggatcggacggacatttgaagcgtcgagacatgcaacacaaggttacctgcccccgttcatgacatataagatgcaatgttcctaacatgcatataacattatgcaatattcgcagcggataatttttttctttagcaatactatgcaccaaattgaaaatatcccaaatgcttaaaacatacttcatacataaagacccattgagtagatcacaacactagtccaaaatggttatgatccaaaaaatactaaagatgcaactccattgtataagtagtaatttacgttaactactatattaacattgacgtcgcactgtcgcttagtcaattgtgtctagttgatcagctcctgattctccttgaggtcctgtaacaagatctaccattcggggggaatggtagttgggactaccaaagtgagatttgattataaatctcagtaagttaacaaaaaaacttccacacaagctaatgatgcatgcatgacagtaaaatcataaatgcataatcaaattcataagtaattaaagcataatttggcgtacaacatagcataattgacataacttaaattgaaacatgaactgaacttgacttgacatgaacttgatctgaaacttgacttaacataaaaaatacatactccacagttgttgtggttccatgtattctacgtgtaaatacatactccacagttgttgtggccccatgtattctacacaaacttgacttaacatgaaaaatatatactccacagttgttgtggccccatgtattctacgtgtaaatacatactccacagttgttgtggcaccatgtattctacggaaacttattctttaactgcttaaatacatactccacagttgttgtggccccatgtattctacgtgacacaattgctgtgtctcacgtagtgtatgcgtcacaattgctgtgaccccatacataagtaatcaagatgaaatgtgactggaatacgaaatgactgaagccctgacgtaacataacgtgacttgaatataacttgaaatacatgaccaacttgagatagaaatatttcgtaacattgcataacatataatagacaacatatttaacatgacatatttgcaacagtgaatatctccaagtctaatggcacaaaccataatacattttgacacttctaactatttccaataatcaaaaacacacttctgataccatagtaaataataacactaactatgtagttagacaaaaacctatacgattaatgaattcgtgaaaacttatggggttttcacgaggttcctaaagttaatagaaatttcacaattgaatttctagcgagctGTTACATATGTTATATTGAaaaattggttgcaaaacaacaagagttagaggctcaattggcgagacaaggagacatggagatgcgcctcaaacaacatgaagaagaacaagcagagttcaggagagatatgcaactccaaatgcaacagcttatgcaacaatACAGGcttccaaccaactgatggttttttacgtctagtttatgacattatctaattatgtatgaacaatgctagtatcATGGTTATTTGTTTCTtcacacttattataaaacttttgtgaataattaaacagttcctaatttatgtttttcaaatattacagatgtctatttagtttttttataattattggttttaataaaaataacatctgTTTGAACGATCGTGTcatgttcgaacattaatgggtaggccgttcaaacgataatgtaccgttcaaacattaatgaccaaaccgtttgaacgataccagatgctcaaaaaacgttcaaacgcaggTCATTACCATAGCGTTCGAACATTGATTagcaccgttcgatctcttataccgttcgatctgttcttttaacattcgaacgtaattctattgatcgtttgaacgtatcttgataaccgtttaaaagatacattaacgttcgaacggtaactgagaagcattcgaacgccattctggaatgaattttaaccgtgacaaaaaaggtcatcgttcgaacggtatcgaacggtcaatttcaaaatcgttctaaaagatatattttgggacgaaattgtgattttcatcccaatatatcttctgggacagtgatgttgggacaaccttgggacgaaattttttcatcccaaaaaatctttcggaacgaaatctatatattctgggacgaaaattttcgtcccaaaaaatgttttttgttgtagtggtgctactatatatatatatatgaattaggTTTctcgtatatattttttagagcaaagattatattatattccTCCCAATTAGATTTAAGGAAATTGATTCAAACTAGtttgttaaataaattcatGTATTCTTTAGAACATGCATGTAGAAATTTTTATTACGATTCATCATTAATGTTAgaataacaaagaaaataacTAGTCTTGGATGCAGTCAATCATATTGGAGGATATCTCTCTTGTATGTTCAAAGGAGGGCATATGTATgaacattaatttaattttacgcTATTTATTAGGGTTTGTTAAGACCAACAATCTTGgggtaaataaaaaataaataaaaagcacaaattactaatattttaaaatgagaaataatatttataatcttaaAATATGCAAGTCCTGTACAATATCACTATTAAaagaagtgattaaatactaaactcatataaaaaaattatttttaatggtaTTGGATACTAttttaacattactcttttaaaaTTTGACTATTTTAGTGGGGGGCGGTACGTTGTTCTGTGCGTTAATGTAATTGTTGCATTTCATAATTCATTCAGCTAAGCCTCGTACAGAAATTATGTGTCATTCGTTTGGCGTGATCTCAGCTTGAACCTAGCTATCATATTGCACGCTTAATCACACACGAATTCTCAAttaattagctttttctaaTTAATCATGATTGCTTGACGATCCACATGATATTGATCATCTAGAGAATGTATAGACAAATTTAAGTTCAATGTCTTATTATATAAtggagaaatatatataataatgtacGTTCTTGATCGATCGTGGATTTTGTCAACTGATCTTAgcacattaaataaatattattcttcgtaatttattttattatttttaatcacacTAGCTAAGTCgaaaatcacattaaaaaaatactaaaaatatatactatatatataaattactcttattatatttttaattggcTTATGAGTGAAAACAAGAGATGAGACATGAATCCTAGACACACCATTCGAaagcttattatatatattattaatatcttattaaaaaaaattaatcgcATAACCGACCAAAATACTCGACCAACCTTAATGTTATCGTGCTAGGAAACCGACCACTAATTTATTTCACGATGATATTACCTAATGATTATAAACATacattctaaatatatatttttaaacaattacttaatttaatttatatttttttattaatatatagtaagtgattaaatattatttacctAGCTAACTCATTGGCCACAATATTCAAAAGGTACTgagtttattatattaatattggtGATGATCTTGTTTCATCTTACGCACGAAAAAAATGATCGACATAGGAATATGAATTACATTGTACCAACGTACCCGCCATTTAGACACGGTTATTATGTATACTATTTTAACTCTCACTCACactttcgttttctttttttaaacaaaatacataGTTTTTGTCACATCATCGTTTGACATTTTCACAAACTCAACGTTTATCACGCgcattgttatatatatataggataatACTTTATCCACATAAGGTGGCCACATTcgatatacttttttttttaatatatatttttttatttagtaattaagacaatatttttaaataatattgtaaattttgtttatatttaaaaaaaatatttaaatatatcaaaaacatacatataaaaaatgaaaaaaaaatttttattttacctttTTGGTAGAGTGTCTCTATGGACGTAGCaacgtccatatatatatacacatcttTTAAGGTTATtatattgatattaatatataagtaataatatatacagtCGTATAGTAAGTaagtattgtataattatttaaaaaaaaaataaaattcattattaaaaacttaattttttttttatcatgtatGTCCTGTaaacttagttttttttttttttatcatgcaTTTACTAtttactcttttaaaaaaaaaaattgtgcagTGTTTGTGTActttatgattgcaaatatcattccACTTAATATATTCtctaagagtaatgctacattcAATTTTAGAATATTACGCAAGTATCGCAAATTCTCTTTAAAAAAGTAGAgtctaacattaaaaaaaaaaaaaaaatcatgtgaaTCACATATTTTTCCtacatttttaaatagaaatacacatatttacatactctaaaactatatttacaattttctaaCAATCTTATTGAATGAAATTATAGGGACTTGCCAAACCCTTGATTAATTTGGAAATATATATTGAAACCACAACTctcttcaaataaataaataataaatacaaagAACAAATTTGACGGAAAGGATATCCCAGCTAATGGATTTTGACTCATACTCCATgcaatatatatgcatgcacatTTGAGTTTCCTCGGCCAACCATTCTGGGAGACTTTCTTAGAAGCTTCTTCTCCCTAGTAACTTGTTTCAGCTGGCGGTGATATATCTTAATTTCATTTGTCGAAATAAACGTTAGTGTGTCGACAGAAATCGTTAAATTCCATTTCTCGATTGTTtttctatattaattatactttaATTTGAGCATTTTTTGACGTACAAGGTTTTTTAGGTAATTAATttactgtttaaaaaaaatactttaactacaaagaaattacatacaaataaactcataaataacTGTAGTTTTATTTAGCATGTTAGATTGTGAAAttacatttattataaaatagatctaataaattttataaaattacatcagtttataaatttattttatgtaatttatttatatctgtaatagtttttgtttaaaaaattgtgtatattctattattatggttgattatattatttttttaatataaaataattgtttgataaattatattggtaaaatataaaaaaataagtaaaaataattatatatatataatacatgctcagtcaatcaaacatatataaccAAAGTATAATAATTACGACTGATCGGTTGTCGGTAATCGTTTAGTTAATTGGGGTCAGAAATATATCCACGAGGCCCACGAGATTCACCTTTCAACAACAGCTTTTTCAGGTTTACATTCAAGTAAAGTAgaaagaataattaaaaaaaaaaaaacttatttaataaaCTAATTTCTTGCACATAGCGCTCGTGGGAATTAGTTCTGACTAATATTAATGGTTTTAGAACGACAGACAGCATGGTCCCCGACCCCTATGGTTTGGTTTGTTCAAGAGTTACACCTCTCAActgcttttattttcttttcctttttcttttttgcaattTAAACTTCATTAATAATGACATCAAACGTATAGGGTAGGGGAAACAACTATAATTTTTGGCAATTTAAGTTTCAAATTTGATAATTCATAAATGCAaaatctgtttttcttttcaatttaaaaattatccAATTACCTTGTATTTTATGAGGAATTTGGCTTGATAGTATATTCTAACACAACCCGGAAATCCGAAACAAATTAGATTGATGCGCTATTATGCTATATTCTGGTTATAACACAATTTATGAATAAAGTCTCATTCGGagcttagatttaattaaaatcaattcaatttaatctaattttaaactgagtctaatatataaatactaaactcttaaattattaaatttaacctAATTTAAAACTTCTTTACATGTGgaatcaaaaatattttttaacttaacacATTTTACACGCAGGACttacaacctttttcaattttatcataaatatatctaaactcatcttaccattcaaacacatctaaattcattttaagtGAGTCTCACAAAACTCATttcatcatctcaactcacaattattcataaaaaaactcaactcaactcaacatccaaatgaagTCTAAATCAATTTCGTCTAAACTCACCTAATAGATTATATTGggtttacaaaaatatataaaatcataacaTTACCATGTCTAGGCTGAGCCTCGACAGAGCCAATATCAAAGAAATCTGACTctgattttaatttaaataggTTTTGATTCAATTCTGAATCTAATTTATTGAAGAAGAGTTCGTTTTAGACTTTacatttaaatcattttttaacaagACTTTACGTATAATAGATCATTTTTTGTAGACTTTCAAGTTTTAACTTTACTAAGAACATTAAAAATATCGTATTCGAATAAATATCGTATACTATTATACTAAGAGAATTATGCATATGAAGAGATCGGACTTATGagtttaatgaaaaatattgttcGTCAtctatattgttattatttttcaaatatttatagtattaaataattgaaaaataaataaataaattatagtaaataatttttaattaatttatgtcACATTATAAATGACGATATttacgagaaaaaaaaaatgagggaaaGATTACTTTGAGAAATAATTATCACCCGTACAAGTACCTCAAAATACGAAAGTTTATTGGCatgggatgataaaaatatgggtcggtgtaaaaataaaaatcacgcCGTGTGGGTCTACGCGCATGTATCCAATCTTACCCGTCCAGGTGGCCGCCCAAGGATCCATGCGCACCAGTCGTTTTGAGTCCCTTAAATTAATCCCCTCCGTCTCGACTCTTCAAAATTTGCAACAAAAGCTGGAACAACAAATTCAATTTTGAAGCATCCCAAAACAGAACACCGGTCGCCGTCCTTTCCATCCGACCTCAAGTCTCCGATTTTCCCACACGGTCAACGGCTAGATTAAGGGGTGATGATCACCCACACCCTCACCTACTGGCTCTCCGAGCACCCCTCCATCGTCAGTTTCCGGTGGAGCCACACCCAATCCTGGGGCTCGACCTGGTCATTCCTCTTTACTTCCATAGTTCTTTATCTCGCCGTCTCCACCTTCCTCCACCTCCTCCTGGCGCTCCTCCTCCGTCCCGGTAAGGCCGTTCCTCTCGGTCCAATCCCGGCTCTCCACAGCCTCTCTATGGCTCTCATCTCCGCCACCATCTTCGCCGGAATCCTCCTGTCCTCTGCCGCAGAGATCCGGGACACCCGCTGGTTCTGGCGCCGCTCCAAGACCCCGTTCCAGTGGCTTCTCTGCTTCCCGCTCGGCACCCGACCGTCGGGTCGGGTTTTCTTCTGGTCATATGTCTACTACTTGACCCGTTTCCTCCACATGTTCCGAACCTTATTCACCGTCCTACGACGTCGTAAGCTCGCGTTCTCCCAGCTCTTCAACCACTCCATCCTCACCTTCATGTCGTTTCTCTGGCTCGAGTTCTCCCAATCCTTCCAGGTCCTCGCCATCATCTTTACGACGTCGGTTTACTCCGTGGTATACGGGTACCGGTTCTGGACGGCCATCGGGTTGCCCAGCGCGTGCTTTCCGTTCGTGGTGAACTGTCAGATCGTGCTTTTGGGTTGCAACCTGGTGTCACATGTGGGTGTCCTGCTGTTACATTTCTTCAAGGGTGGATGCAACGGAATTGGCGCCTGGGGCTTCAACTCTGTGCTCAATGGCGCCATTTTGCTTCTGTTCTTGAATTTCTATGTGAaaatgcacttgaagaagaGAAAGTGCGGATCCGAGGTTCTCTCCTACTCTGCCTCGAGGGCAGAAATGAAGAAGGTTAAAGAGAAGGATGTTTAAGTGGAATCGACATTTATCTAgacaaagaaattagaaaccccAGATGTTCGTAATCGTAAGTAAATACTATACTGCTAAGGAGAGAGGATAAGCGATGGATTGTACGTTTTTACACTAATCCTAAAGTTTTTGGGATGGGCGTGAGTTTACTTCATCCTCTGtttttcgtttcttttctttgattcaAATTTTCGTGAATGAAATTGTTTATAGTCTACCTAGATTTGTGGAAATTGCCTCTCGTTGTGTCTTTGTTCTCTGAGCAAATGCAAATTGCCGATTTCAAAACAAAGCAACTCCTATTGGCAGTTCTCTGTTATTTTGAACATCTGTGGGAAATGTCCTTTGACACCCTGTGGAATTGTACAATTCTGTCGAATTCCTGTCCAATACTTGGGCAATAACCCAACCTCTAAGCTGCTTCAGATGTCTAGACAACTTGGGTTTATTTTACAACCTGCCCTCTTCTATGTTTCTGCTGAAATTTTATTTACTGGGCAGTGCATCCATGGCCATACGGCTATACCCTTCATCTGAAGTCATCCTATAGAACGTAAAGGCGTTGTCTTTAGCATTGAAGAAAGTGTATGCAGCAGAATTTAAAGCTTCACAACCACTTGCCACCCGGCACCCTCGTCTAACTCCTCCTGTATTTCAAATTCACACAATTTTGCCACCGACGAAGTTACTGCTGGAAAAAAGAGTACTCTTCGACAGATGTTTAAGGAGTGAAAGCTGACCCAAAAGGGTAATATGTGATTTTGAAAGCTTGTCAATACATAAGT
Coding sequences within it:
- the LOC122306998 gene encoding elongation of fatty acids protein 3-like, giving the protein MITHTLTYWLSEHPSIVSFRWSHTQSWGSTWSFLFTSIVLYLAVSTFLHLLLALLLRPGKAVPLGPIPALHSLSMALISATIFAGILLSSAAEIRDTRWFWRRSKTPFQWLLCFPLGTRPSGRVFFWSYVYYLTRFLHMFRTLFTVLRRRKLAFSQLFNHSILTFMSFLWLEFSQSFQVLAIIFTTSVYSVVYGYRFWTAIGLPSACFPFVVNCQIVLLGCNLVSHVGVLLLHFFKGGCNGIGAWGFNSVLNGAILLLFLNFYVKMHLKKRKCGSEVLSYSASRAEMKKVKEKDV